The DNA sequence CAGGCATTGTATCAGTAGCCGCAATTGTACTGGAAACCATTTTCCTGACCGAAAAACTCAAGGCTGCCCTGGAGTTTGGGGACAATACGTTCACGATTATCGCTGTGACAATTGTGATCACCCTGCTGTTCGCCTTGTTCATGGGTGCCCTGCAAATGGTCGTCAGCATCATTGCGAAGACGGTAAAGGAAGCGCAGAATTATATTTCACCGATCATGATGCTTGCAATTGTGCCGACTCTATTCCTGAGCGGCGTAGGCATCAATGAATTGACTATGAAACATTTTCTGATCCCGTTTGTGAACATCCATGCGCTGATCAATGAACTGCTCCACGGGAGTGTCAATATGGAGAATATCCTTCTGACGCTTGCAAGTACGGCTATCTCCATTGTCCTTGTATTCATCATCTCCCGCTCATTATTCCTTAAAGATAAATGGGTGCTGAACTGATATAGTTACAGAAAGGGCGCTGCAGCTGCAGCGCCTTTTGTTTGTTTTTCAGGCATTGTGGAAAATAATATGAAAATCTGTTTCCAATATCAGATTATTTCGGTATGATAATATTTAGTATAGCGAAATATTCAAAAGACGAAAGAAGTGGAGTGGATGAATCAGGAACAGGCAGCAAAGAGAAATTTAATGATTATGTGGTTTGCCAACTTTTTTGTGGCAGCCAGCATGACAATGGTTTTGCCATTTATCTCTTTATATATAGAAACCTTCGGGGACTTTTCAGAGGAATATGTCCAGCAATGGTCAGGATGGACATTTGCAATCACTTTTGTGACTGCTTTTCTCTTTTCGCCGATTTGGGGAAGGATCGGGGATAAATACGGGCGAAAAAAAATCCTGCTTATCTCCGGTTTTGGCATGGCTGTCTCTATCTTTATGATGGGATATGTCACCAGTGTATGGCAGCTTTTCATGCTTCGATTGTTTATGGGGATGTTTACAGGCTTTATTTCCCTTTCCCAGGCGTTCATTTCTACCCAGACGCCGCAGCGGATTGCAGGAAGGGTCCTCGGCACCCTGCAGACAGGAAGCATTACCGGATCGCTGCTAGGCCCGATGCTCGGTGGGGTCCTTGCTGACTCGCTCGGATACGCGACAACCTTTCAGTGGACCTCGATTTCCATTTTTATCTCAGCAGTTCTCGTTATTTTTACGAAGGAATTCAAGGTTGACCTCAAAAAGGGTTCGAAAACGAGCTATTCCAGCAAAGAGGTCATCAAGCATATAGCGGCAAATCCGGTCCTTTTGACTGTACTCTTTATCAGCATGCTCATTCAGATTGCGCACTTCAGCATCCAGCCGATACTATCATTGTATGTGAATGAGCTTCACGGCCATGAGAACATTGCTTTCTTCTCGGGAATTGCCTTCTCAGCCGCTGGTCTTGGAAACCTGCTCATGGCAAGAAAATGGGGGAAGATCGGTGATCAGTCCGGGTATCTGAAAGTGCTGGTATTTCTGCTGTTCATGGCGGCTATCGTTTATCTGCCAGGAGCCTTTGTAACGAATATCTGGCAGCTCGTGGTCATCCGGTTCCTCCTGGGCATTGCCATTGGCGGAATCATCCCTGTCAGGATTGCCTATATACGCCAGGAAGCACCTGTCAGCATGCAGGGGGAGGTGCTGGGATATAATACAAGCCTCCGCTTTCTCGGGAATATTATCGGGCCGGTTCTTGGCGGCTTCCTTTCCGGATATTTCGGGTTTTCGTCTGTCTTTTATGTCACAAGCTTTTTATTGCTGATAAGCGGCGTGCTTCTCATAGCAGCGATGAACCGGAACCCTGAATTAGCGAACAACCATTAGACTCTCCTTTCAGGGGAGTTTTATTTTGGTTTTAGAATAATATTAGAATAATTTACCAATCAACGAAACTTATTAATCATCCAATTATTTCTTATATTTTTAGGGGAAACTAGGTATTTTAAATTATATGAATATATAAATAATAGTGCGAATGATTCATTGTTCGAGCCTCGAAATAAAAGTATACTCGTTATTAGACAATTTCGACTTCTAGATTTGTCAGAATAATTAGAGGGGGCTATCACATTGAAAAGAAGAAAGAAAGCTGCTTCTGCTGTATTGGCTGCAGCCATGGGGCTGAGCGTATTTTCAGCCGGTGCCTTTGCACCAGTCCAAAAAGCTCAGGCTTATAATGCTGTATCCAGCCCATATGCAGGAGCGCAGGCAGATTTAGGCATCGCCAATGATGAAAGATTAATAGAGCTTTTGAAAAAGCAGGGAAAGATTTCGAACAACGCTACCCATTCAGAAGCTGATAAGGCACTAAAAAAATTCCTGAAGGCCAAAGCAGAGAATGCAGCTAAGGTCCCTGCCGGCAAAGTAGGAAAAGAGCTGGATGTTTCTGAACAGCAGGAAAAAGGCAAATCAGGAAACGGTTTGAAAAACGGCAAGGGCAACAAGCTTGGACAAGCTAAAAAAGCGCATGTTGATCCTGTACAAAAGGAAAATTATGAAGGGGATACAAGAGAAGATAAAGTTCTTGTCCTTGCCATCGAGTTCTCGGATTATAAGCACAGCTCGATTACCAAAGAAGAATCAGACATGTTCTATGAAGATTATCCTTTAGAACATTTCCAGGATATGATCTTCGGAGAGGAAGGCTATGAAGGGCCTTCAGGCCAGAACCTCGTATCCATGAAGCAGTACTATGAACAGCAGTCCGGCGGAAGCTATACCGTGGATGGAAAGGTTGCCGGCTGGTATACAGCCGATCACCCTGCTAAATATTACGGCGAGAATGTGCCGGCACCGGACGGTAATGATAAAGCCGCCAGAAGCCTTGTAATGGAGGCATTGAATAAAGCGGCTCAGGATCCGAATGTGAACCTGACTGAGTATGATCAGTGGGACCGTGACGATTATGATGGGGACGGCGTTTATAACGAACCGGACGGCCTTATCGACCATCTTATGGTCATCCATGCAGGTGTTGGAGAAGAAGCAGGCGGAGGATCGCTTGGCGGGGATGCCATCTGGTCTCACCGTTCAAAACTTGGATCAGGCCCGGTAGCGGTTAAAGGAGCTAAATCCGACAGCGACCGCTGGGGCGGCGTATTGGGAGCCTGGGACTACACGATTGAACCTGAGGACGGGGCAGCGGGTGTGTTTGCTCACGAATATGGACATGACCTCGGCTTGCCTGATGAGTATGACACACAATATACAGGGCAGGGAGAGCCAGTAGCCTACTGGTCAATCATGTCGAGCGGAAGCTGGGCAGGAGATGTTCCTGGAACAGAGCCTACAGGATTCAGTGCCTACGCAAAACTGATGCTTCAGAATTGGCATGGGGGC is a window from the Bacillus infantis NRRL B-14911 genome containing:
- a CDS encoding MFS transporter, whose translation is MNQEQAAKRNLMIMWFANFFVAASMTMVLPFISLYIETFGDFSEEYVQQWSGWTFAITFVTAFLFSPIWGRIGDKYGRKKILLISGFGMAVSIFMMGYVTSVWQLFMLRLFMGMFTGFISLSQAFISTQTPQRIAGRVLGTLQTGSITGSLLGPMLGGVLADSLGYATTFQWTSISIFISAVLVIFTKEFKVDLKKGSKTSYSSKEVIKHIAANPVLLTVLFISMLIQIAHFSIQPILSLYVNELHGHENIAFFSGIAFSAAGLGNLLMARKWGKIGDQSGYLKVLVFLLFMAAIVYLPGAFVTNIWQLVVIRFLLGIAIGGIIPVRIAYIRQEAPVSMQGEVLGYNTSLRFLGNIIGPVLGGFLSGYFGFSSVFYVTSFLLLISGVLLIAAMNRNPELANNH
- a CDS encoding immune inhibitor A domain-containing protein, coding for MGLSVFSAGAFAPVQKAQAYNAVSSPYAGAQADLGIANDERLIELLKKQGKISNNATHSEADKALKKFLKAKAENAAKVPAGKVGKELDVSEQQEKGKSGNGLKNGKGNKLGQAKKAHVDPVQKENYEGDTREDKVLVLAIEFSDYKHSSITKEESDMFYEDYPLEHFQDMIFGEEGYEGPSGQNLVSMKQYYEQQSGGSYTVDGKVAGWYTADHPAKYYGENVPAPDGNDKAARSLVMEALNKAAQDPNVNLTEYDQWDRDDYDGDGVYNEPDGLIDHLMVIHAGVGEEAGGGSLGGDAIWSHRSKLGSGPVAVKGAKSDSDRWGGVLGAWDYTIEPEDGAAGVFAHEYGHDLGLPDEYDTQYTGQGEPVAYWSIMSSGSWAGDVPGTEPTGFSAYAKLMLQNWHGGNWLSGATISSEDVNSKGVEVLLDEAVTKGNNNDAVRIDLPQKENIVNTPASGSYEYFSGSGDELNNSMTASIDLTGASEAELSFKAWYDIEEDWDYASVQVREQGTEEWVSIQGNLTTDTDPNNQNPGFGITGNSNGWKDGSFDLSAFAGKKIEVKFHYYTDVAATMPGFYADDILITADGKEVLKDDAEGESAFSLEGFTKDQGKFYSDHYYLLEWRSHNGVDAGLAHVRRGDSLISYDKGLVVWYVDDSFTDNWTGIHPGEGYLGVVDADQHALKWNDGSVANNRMQMHDAAFSLNKSSKMLIEYLNQGLSLKDNQTKQTPLFDDSADYSNPGLVDVGRKVPQKGLKFRVTGESADGTVGKVLIFK